The following are from one region of the Ignavibacteriota bacterium genome:
- a CDS encoding cupin domain-containing protein, with product MKIGSMKIILITAIALIAILNFNCNKTEIKNMPDDKSENQNAIFAQGDLVPSEYFTGNAWNKSLVADDSIFTTSVGSVTFEVGARSNWHSHPAGQILLVTDGVGYHQIKGEPIEIIRKGDVVKCPPDVIHWHGASRDSSMTHIYIVPNTEKGIVKWMEAVTDEEYRNL from the coding sequence ATGAAAATTGGTAGTATGAAAATTATATTGATTACAGCTATTGCTCTTATAGCAATATTAAATTTTAATTGCAATAAAACGGAGATTAAAAATATGCCCGATGATAAATCAGAAAATCAGAATGCAATTTTTGCACAGGGTGATTTAGTGCCCTCAGAATATTTTACCGGGAATGCCTGGAATAAAAGTTTGGTTGCTGATGATTCTATATTCACAACTTCCGTAGGCAGTGTAACTTTTGAAGTGGGTGCACGATCTAATTGGCATTCGCATCCTGCCGGACAAATTTTACTTGTTACTGATGGAGTTGGTTATCACCAGATTAAAGGTGAGCCGATAGAAATTATCAGAAAAGGTGATGTTGTTAAATGTCCGCCTGATGTCATTCACTGGCATGGTGCATCAAGAGACAGCAGTATGACACACATCTATATTGTTCCAAATACAGAAAAGGGAATTGTTAAATGGATGGAAGCAGTAACAGACGAAGAGTATAGAAATTTATAA
- a CDS encoding DUF2255 family protein produces MAEWTKDELKKISETDDLHIAPFREDGKTYGTPTWIWSVVVGEDLFVRAYNGENSSWYKSALKQKAGRIKAAGFTKEVTFKPVEESTNDNIDIAYSKKYKGSSYLSSMISKRARSATIKIIPKD; encoded by the coding sequence ATGGCTGAATGGACTAAAGATGAATTAAAAAAAATAAGTGAAACTGACGATTTGCACATCGCACCTTTTCGTGAAGATGGAAAAACATATGGTACACCAACATGGATTTGGTCTGTAGTTGTTGGTGAAGATCTCTTTGTGCGAGCCTACAATGGAGAAAATTCAAGTTGGTATAAATCTGCATTGAAACAAAAAGCAGGAAGAATTAAAGCAGCAGGTTTTACAAAAGAAGTTACATTTAAACCGGTTGAAGAGTCAACAAATGATAACATAGATATTGCCTATAGTAAGAAGTACAAAGGAAGTTCTTATCTCAGTTCGATGATTAGTAAACGAGCACGTTCTGCAAC
- a CDS encoding MFS transporter: protein MKTSFLKIINNSVKHWYLHLISGLLFIATGIYTFASPLESYLALSVIFSITFLVSGIGEIVFSISNRNEIDSWGWNLVFGIFTLLVGVLLIVKPEISVAMLPLYVFYVLLVFAFFMIAVSTLNLFLPTYVISVGFSVEQSAFVASAIMLGVTIGKVLLGSINDRSSLAGVLTSTGLGILGFVFLLLGTAGMIWMTIGGFLFGWAYAGVTVETALLVRTVFGTKDYSKIFSNISIALALGGAIMAGAWGYLADFLNFKIILSIGIVLLLISGLIGLYVLRVNKNNSYAVQQ, encoded by the coding sequence ATGAAAACTTCATTCTTAAAAATTATCAATAATTCCGTTAAGCATTGGTATCTACACCTCATTAGCGGCTTACTGTTCATAGCAACGGGGATATACACATTCGCATCACCCCTGGAATCGTATCTTGCCTTATCTGTTATTTTTAGTATTACTTTTCTGGTATCCGGTATAGGTGAAATTGTTTTTTCTATTTCTAATCGCAATGAAATTGATAGTTGGGGCTGGAATTTAGTATTTGGTATATTCACTTTGCTGGTGGGCGTTCTACTCATTGTCAAGCCTGAGATTTCAGTAGCAATGCTGCCACTTTATGTCTTTTACGTCTTACTGGTTTTCGCCTTTTTTATGATTGCCGTTTCTACGCTCAATTTGTTTTTACCCACCTACGTTATCAGCGTTGGCTTTAGTGTAGAACAATCAGCATTTGTGGCTTCGGCTATTATGCTTGGGGTTACCATTGGTAAAGTTCTTTTGGGTTCAATCAATGATAGAAGCTCGCTGGCAGGGGTGCTTACTTCAACAGGTTTAGGAATTTTAGGATTTGTATTTCTGCTACTGGGAACAGCAGGAATGATATGGATGACCATTGGTGGATTTTTATTCGGATGGGCTTATGCTGGTGTTACGGTGGAGACTGCTTTATTGGTACGAACAGTTTTTGGCACAAAAGACTATTCGAAAATATTTTCCAACATCTCAATTGCCCTGGCGCTTGGTGGAGCCATAATGGCTGGTGCTTGGGGTTATCTCGCAGACTTCTTGAATTTCAAAATCATTCTTTCAATAGGAATAGTGCTCTTATTGATTTCCGGTCTTATAGGACTTTATGTACTGAGAGTAAACAAAAATAACAGCTACGCTGTTCAACAGTAA